A window of the Dickeya dianthicola NCPPB 453 genome harbors these coding sequences:
- the murG gene encoding undecaprenyldiphospho-muramoylpentapeptide beta-N-acetylglucosaminyltransferase: MSGEGKRLMVMAGGTGGHVFPGLAVAHHLMAQGWQVRWLGTADRMEADLVPKHGIDIDFIRISGLRGKGLKALLLAPVRIFRAVRQAQAIMRRYQPDVVLGMGGYVSGPGGLAAWLCGIPVVLHEQNGIAGLTNRWLSRIAKKVLQAFPGAFPHADVVGNPVRTDVLALPPPTERLAGRSGPVRVLVVGGSQGARVLNHTLPGVAARLHDAVTIWHQTGKGAQAEVQAAYAQAGEPQHRITEFIDDMAAAYAWADVVVCRSGALTVSEIAAAGLPALFVPFQHKDRQQYWNALPLEKAGAAKIIEQADLSVDALSEALAAWDRDVLRDMAQKARTVAIPDATERVAGEVAAAAMQRAVHAVRN, encoded by the coding sequence ATGAGTGGCGAAGGCAAGCGTTTGATGGTGATGGCTGGCGGTACCGGCGGGCATGTGTTTCCCGGTCTGGCGGTGGCGCATCATTTGATGGCGCAGGGCTGGCAGGTGCGCTGGCTGGGCACGGCCGACCGGATGGAAGCGGATTTGGTGCCGAAACACGGCATCGACATCGATTTTATCCGTATTTCCGGTCTGCGCGGCAAGGGACTGAAAGCATTATTACTGGCGCCGGTACGTATCTTCCGGGCGGTGCGGCAGGCGCAGGCGATTATGCGCCGCTATCAGCCGGACGTCGTACTGGGAATGGGTGGTTATGTGTCCGGCCCCGGTGGTCTGGCCGCCTGGTTGTGCGGCATCCCGGTGGTGTTGCACGAGCAAAACGGCATTGCCGGGTTGACTAACCGCTGGCTGTCACGCATCGCCAAAAAAGTATTACAGGCATTCCCGGGCGCATTTCCCCACGCGGATGTGGTGGGAAACCCGGTACGCACCGATGTGCTGGCGCTGCCGCCGCCGACAGAGCGGCTGGCTGGCCGCAGCGGTCCGGTGCGGGTGTTGGTCGTTGGCGGAAGCCAAGGGGCGCGGGTGCTGAATCACACCCTGCCCGGCGTAGCGGCGCGGCTGCATGACGCCGTGACCATCTGGCATCAGACCGGCAAAGGCGCTCAGGCGGAAGTACAGGCCGCCTACGCGCAAGCCGGTGAGCCGCAGCACCGGATTACCGAGTTTATCGACGACATGGCGGCGGCATACGCCTGGGCCGATGTGGTGGTGTGCCGCTCCGGCGCGCTGACGGTCAGCGAGATTGCAGCGGCCGGGTTGCCGGCGTTGTTTGTGCCGTTTCAGCATAAGGATCGGCAGCAGTACTGGAATGCGTTGCCGCTGGAAAAGGCGGGCGCGGCAAAAATTATTGAACAGGCCGACCTCAGCGTGGATGCGTTAAGCGAGGCGCTGGCGGCCTGGGATCGCGACGTGTTACGCGATATGGCGCAGAAAGCCCGCACCGTGGCGATTCCCGATGCGACGGAACGCGTGGCGGGCGAAGTCGCGGCAGCGGCGATGCAGCGGGCGGTTCACGCTGTCCGGAATTAA
- the ftsW gene encoding cell division protein FtsW has protein sequence MRVIGAGMVERLKSWVMGTRESDTLSTVLYDRTLLWLTLGLAVIGFVMVTSASMPIGQRLASDPFLFAKRDALYLGLAFGLSLVTMRVPMEVWQRYSVVLLLVSIVMLLIVLAVGSSVNGASRWISLGPLRIQPAELSKLSLFCYLSSYMVRKVDEVRNNFWGFCKPMGVMVVLAVLLLAQPDLGTVVVLFITTLAMLFLAGAKLWQFLAIISCGVFAVALLIIAEPYRVRRVTSFWNPWDDPFGSGYQLTQSLMAFGRGELWGQGLGNSIQKLEYLPEAHTDFIFSILGEELGYIGVVLALLMIFFVAFRAMSIGRRALEIDQRFSGFLACSIGIWFSFQTLVNVGAAAGMLPTKGLTLPLISYGGSSLLIMSTAIVLLLRIDYETRLTKAQAFTRGAR, from the coding sequence ATGCGTGTTATCGGGGCCGGCATGGTCGAACGTCTGAAAAGCTGGGTGATGGGGACGCGTGAAAGCGACACCCTCAGCACCGTGCTGTATGACCGGACGCTGCTGTGGCTGACCCTGGGGCTGGCGGTAATCGGCTTTGTGATGGTGACCTCGGCATCGATGCCGATCGGGCAGCGGCTGGCCAGCGATCCGTTCCTGTTCGCCAAGCGCGACGCACTGTATCTGGGGCTGGCGTTCGGCCTGTCGCTGGTCACCATGCGGGTGCCGATGGAGGTCTGGCAGCGTTACAGCGTGGTGTTGCTGCTGGTGTCGATAGTGATGCTGTTGATTGTGCTGGCGGTGGGCAGTTCGGTTAACGGGGCATCACGCTGGATTTCCCTCGGCCCGCTGCGCATCCAGCCGGCAGAGTTATCAAAGTTGTCGTTGTTCTGCTACCTCTCCAGCTACATGGTGCGCAAAGTCGATGAGGTGCGGAACAACTTCTGGGGATTCTGTAAGCCGATGGGGGTGATGGTGGTGCTGGCGGTGTTGCTGCTGGCTCAGCCGGACCTCGGTACGGTGGTGGTGCTGTTCATCACGACGCTGGCGATGTTGTTTCTGGCCGGAGCCAAGTTGTGGCAGTTTCTGGCGATCATCAGTTGCGGCGTCTTCGCCGTCGCGCTGTTGATTATCGCGGAACCGTACCGCGTGCGCCGTGTGACTTCGTTCTGGAATCCGTGGGACGACCCGTTCGGCAGCGGCTATCAGTTGACCCAGTCGTTGATGGCGTTTGGCCGCGGCGAACTGTGGGGGCAAGGGCTCGGCAATTCCATCCAGAAACTGGAGTATCTGCCGGAAGCGCATACCGATTTCATTTTCTCCATTTTGGGGGAAGAACTGGGCTATATCGGTGTGGTTTTAGCGTTGTTAATGATATTCTTCGTCGCTTTTCGGGCGATGTCGATCGGCCGGCGGGCGCTGGAAATCGACCAGCGTTTTTCGGGCTTTCTGGCCTGTTCCATCGGTATCTGGTTCAGCTTTCAGACGCTGGTGAATGTCGGCGCGGCCGCGGGCATGTTGCCGACCAAAGGGCTGACATTGCCGCTGATCAGCTACGGTGGGTCCAGTCTGTTGATTATGTCGACGGCTATCGTGTTGTTGTTGCGAATTGATTATGAAACGCGCCTGACCAAAGCGCAGGCGTTTACGAGGGGTGCCCGATGA
- the murD gene encoding UDP-N-acetylmuramoyl-L-alanine--D-glutamate ligase, giving the protein MDYQGRKVVIIGLGLTGLSCVDFFLARGVAPRVVDTRISPPGLDKLPESVERHLGSLNDEWLLCADLIVASPGIALATPVLCDAAAAGIEIVGDIELFCREAQAPIVAITGSNGKSTVTTLVGEMARAAGWAVGVGGNIGVPALELLKQESQLYVLELSSFQLETTYSLHAAAATILNVTEDHTNRYPLGLQQYRAAKLRIYENAKVCIVNADDALTMPVRGADPRCLSFGVDVGDYHLNRPQGETWLRVKGERVLNTREIKLVGQHNYTNALAALALADAVGIPRSSALIALTTFTGLPHRFQLVLTRHDVCWVNDSKATNVGSTEAALSGLHIDGTLHLLLGGDGKSADFSPLLRYLQGDRIRLYCFGRDGGQLAALRPEIAEQTEIMEQAMRLIASRTQPGDMVLLSPACASLDQFRSFEQRGDEFARLAEELG; this is encoded by the coding sequence ATGGACTATCAGGGTAGAAAGGTTGTCATTATCGGGTTAGGGCTGACAGGGCTCTCCTGTGTTGATTTTTTCCTTGCACGCGGGGTGGCGCCGCGCGTGGTGGATACCCGTATCAGTCCGCCGGGCCTGGATAAACTGCCCGAGTCCGTTGAGCGCCATCTGGGCAGCCTCAATGATGAGTGGCTGCTATGCGCCGATTTGATCGTCGCCAGCCCGGGTATTGCGCTGGCGACGCCAGTCCTGTGCGACGCGGCGGCGGCCGGCATCGAGATTGTCGGCGATATCGAACTGTTCTGCCGTGAAGCGCAGGCGCCGATTGTCGCTATCACCGGTTCCAACGGCAAAAGCACCGTGACCACGCTGGTGGGCGAAATGGCGCGCGCGGCCGGTTGGGCCGTCGGCGTGGGCGGCAATATCGGCGTACCGGCGCTGGAATTGCTCAAACAGGAAAGCCAACTGTATGTGCTGGAACTGTCGAGCTTCCAACTGGAAACCACCTACAGCCTGCACGCCGCCGCGGCCACGATTCTCAACGTCACTGAGGATCACACCAATCGTTACCCGTTGGGACTGCAGCAGTACCGCGCCGCCAAATTGCGCATTTATGAAAACGCTAAAGTCTGCATTGTGAACGCGGACGACGCCCTGACCATGCCGGTGCGCGGCGCCGACCCGCGCTGCCTGAGCTTCGGCGTGGATGTGGGCGATTATCACCTGAACCGGCCGCAGGGCGAAACCTGGCTGCGGGTGAAAGGCGAGCGGGTGCTGAATACCCGTGAAATCAAACTGGTCGGTCAGCACAACTACACCAATGCGCTGGCTGCGTTGGCGCTGGCGGACGCCGTGGGCATTCCCCGTTCGTCGGCCTTGATCGCGCTGACGACGTTTACCGGCCTGCCGCACCGTTTCCAACTGGTGCTGACGCGTCATGACGTGTGTTGGGTCAATGATTCCAAAGCCACTAACGTCGGCAGTACCGAAGCGGCGTTGAGTGGGCTGCATATCGACGGCACGCTGCATCTGCTGTTGGGCGGCGACGGGAAATCGGCGGATTTCTCTCCGTTGCTGCGCTACCTGCAAGGGGATCGCATCCGGTTGTACTGCTTTGGCCGTGATGGCGGACAACTGGCGGCGCTGCGTCCGGAAATCGCCGAGCAGACCGAAATCATGGAGCAGGCGATGCGCCTTATCGCCAGCCGCACCCAGCCGGGAGACATGGTGCTGCTGTCGCCAGCCTGCGCCAGTCTCGATCAGTTCCGCAGTTTCGAACAGCGCGGCGACGAGTTCGCCCGTTTGGCGGAGGAACTGGGATAA
- the mraY gene encoding phospho-N-acetylmuramoyl-pentapeptide-transferase: protein MLVWLAEYLVKFYSGFNVFSYLTFRAIVSLLTALIISLWMGPHLIAWLQRLQIGQVVRNEGPESHFSKRGTPTMGGVMILASIIISVLLWVNLANPYVWCVLLVLVGYGIVGFVDDYRKVVRKDTRGLIARWKYFWQSVLALAVAFSMYAIGKDTPATQLVVPFFKDVMPQLGVMYIVLAYFVIVGTSNAVNLTDGLDGLAIMPTVFVAVGFALVAWATGNMNFASYLHIPYIRHASELVVVCTAIVGAGLGFLWFNTYPAQVFMGDVGSLALGGALGTIAVLLRQEFLLVIMGGVFVVETLSVILQVGSFKLRGQRIFRMAPIHHHYELKGWPEPRVIVRFWIISLMLMLIGLVTLKVR from the coding sequence ATGTTAGTTTGGCTGGCCGAGTATCTGGTCAAGTTTTATTCCGGTTTTAACGTCTTTTCGTATTTGACGTTCCGGGCCATTGTCAGCCTGCTGACGGCGTTAATCATTTCCCTGTGGATGGGGCCGCATTTGATCGCCTGGCTGCAACGTTTGCAAATCGGTCAGGTGGTGCGTAACGAAGGGCCGGAATCCCATTTCAGCAAGCGTGGCACGCCGACTATGGGCGGGGTGATGATTCTGGCGTCGATCATTATTTCGGTGCTGTTGTGGGTGAATTTGGCTAACCCCTACGTCTGGTGCGTGCTGTTGGTGCTGGTGGGTTACGGCATCGTCGGGTTTGTGGATGACTACCGCAAGGTGGTGCGTAAAGACACCCGTGGGCTGATTGCCCGCTGGAAGTATTTCTGGCAATCGGTGCTGGCGCTGGCGGTGGCGTTTTCCATGTACGCGATTGGCAAAGATACGCCGGCGACGCAACTGGTGGTGCCGTTCTTCAAAGACGTGATGCCGCAACTGGGCGTGATGTACATCGTGCTGGCCTACTTCGTGATTGTCGGCACCAGCAACGCCGTCAACCTCACCGATGGTCTGGACGGGTTGGCCATCATGCCGACGGTGTTTGTGGCGGTCGGTTTTGCGCTGGTGGCCTGGGCGACCGGCAACATGAATTTCGCCAGTTACCTGCATATTCCGTATATCCGGCATGCCAGCGAGCTGGTGGTGGTGTGTACCGCGATTGTCGGCGCCGGTCTTGGATTTTTGTGGTTCAACACCTATCCGGCACAGGTATTCATGGGCGATGTCGGCTCGCTGGCGCTGGGCGGCGCGCTGGGCACCATTGCGGTGCTGCTGCGTCAGGAGTTTTTACTGGTGATTATGGGCGGGGTGTTTGTGGTGGAAACCCTGTCCGTGATTTTGCAGGTGGGGTCCTTCAAGCTGCGCGGCCAACGAATTTTCCGCATGGCGCCAATCCACCATCACTACGAACTTAAAGGGTGGCCGGAGCCGCGGGTAATCGTACGGTTCTGGATTATTTCGCTGATGCTGATGCTCATTGGCCTGGTAACGCTCAAGGTACGGTAA
- the murF gene encoding UDP-N-acetylmuramoyl-tripeptide--D-alanyl-D-alanine ligase yields MIRVSLRQLADVLGARLVGEDLTISEVSTDTRKLTTGCLFVALRGEKFDAHDYAADAVNHGAAALLVSKHLPIEVPQLVVDDTRLALGTMAGWVRQQSRARVVALTGSSGKTSVKEMTAAILRQCGNVLYTAGNFNNDIGVPLTLFRLAPEHDYAVIELGANHIGEIAYTTAMVRPEAALVNNLAAAHLEGFGSLDGVAQAKGEIFSGLPAQGVAIVNADSHDEARWHDALTGKTRWRFSPQARAGVDFYASDVGISERGTDFVLHTPAGAVAVTLPLPGRHNIANALAAAALSLAVGAPLDAVKTGLAQLQAVPGRLFPIALAPGKLLLDDSYNANVGSMTAAAQVLAEMPGYRVMVVGDMAELGLGAQACHRQVGEAARKANIDKVLSVGTLSAFIGDVSGAGEHFDNKTALIDRLRTLVTQHNTITVLIKGSRSAAMEQVVHALQENATC; encoded by the coding sequence ATGATCCGCGTCTCGTTGCGGCAGTTGGCTGATGTGCTGGGCGCCCGGTTGGTGGGGGAAGACCTGACTATCAGCGAGGTATCCACGGATACCCGTAAACTCACCACCGGTTGTCTGTTCGTCGCGTTACGCGGGGAAAAATTTGATGCTCATGATTACGCGGCGGATGCCGTTAATCATGGGGCGGCCGCATTATTGGTGAGTAAGCACTTACCAATAGAGGTGCCGCAGTTGGTGGTGGATGATACGCGTCTGGCGCTGGGTACGATGGCGGGCTGGGTGCGGCAACAAAGCCGGGCGCGCGTAGTGGCGCTGACCGGGTCGTCGGGAAAAACCTCCGTCAAGGAAATGACCGCTGCGATTTTGCGTCAGTGCGGCAACGTGCTGTATACCGCCGGTAATTTCAACAACGATATCGGCGTGCCGCTGACGCTGTTCCGTCTGGCGCCGGAGCATGACTACGCGGTGATTGAGCTGGGCGCCAACCACATCGGCGAAATTGCCTACACCACGGCGATGGTGCGGCCGGAAGCGGCGTTGGTGAATAACCTGGCCGCCGCGCACCTGGAAGGATTTGGTTCGCTCGACGGGGTGGCGCAGGCCAAAGGCGAAATTTTTAGCGGCTTGCCGGCGCAGGGCGTGGCTATCGTCAATGCCGACAGCCACGATGAGGCGCGCTGGCACGATGCGCTGACGGGGAAAACCCGGTGGCGCTTCTCGCCGCAGGCGCGCGCGGGCGTTGATTTTTACGCCAGCGATGTCGGTATCAGCGAGCGCGGGACCGATTTCGTGCTGCATACGCCGGCAGGCGCTGTCGCGGTGACCTTGCCGCTGCCGGGGCGTCACAACATCGCCAACGCGCTGGCGGCGGCGGCGCTGTCGCTGGCGGTGGGCGCGCCGCTGGACGCGGTGAAGACCGGATTGGCACAACTACAGGCGGTGCCGGGGCGGCTGTTCCCGATTGCGCTGGCGCCGGGGAAATTGCTGCTGGACGACAGCTATAACGCCAACGTCGGGTCGATGACGGCGGCGGCACAGGTGCTGGCGGAGATGCCGGGCTACCGGGTGATGGTGGTCGGCGATATGGCTGAGTTGGGCCTGGGCGCACAAGCGTGTCACCGTCAGGTGGGTGAAGCGGCCCGCAAGGCAAACATTGATAAGGTATTGAGTGTGGGCACGCTGAGCGCGTTTATTGGCGACGTCAGCGGCGCAGGTGAGCATTTTGACAATAAAACCGCGCTGATCGACCGTTTGCGGACGCTGGTGACACAGCACAATACCATTACCGTTTTGATTAAAGGTTCACGCAGCGCTGCGATGGAACAGGTAGTACACGCATTACAGGAGAATGCCACATGTTAG
- the murE gene encoding UDP-N-acetylmuramoyl-L-alanyl-D-glutamate--2,6-diaminopimelate ligase → MTDRNLRDVLAPWVTDAPDRALREMTLDSRMAAAGDLFVAVVGHKTDGRHYIPQAIAQGVAAVVAQADDAAPDGTLTEMHGVPVIYLENLNQRLSALAGRFYRQPAASLQLIGVTGTNGKTTTTQLLAQWSQALGKTSAVMGTVGNGLLGHVVPSENTTGSAVDVQQILSQLAEQGADFTAMEVSSHGLVQHRVEALSFAAAVFTNLSRDHLDYHGDMANYEAAKWRLFAEHQAGQKIINADDEVGRRWLQRLPEAVAVSVAGEIDAGRAHWLKASHIDYHDSGSTVQFDSSWGAGEINSRLMGAFNVSNLLLALATLLSLGYSLEQLVKAGSALQPVCGRMEVFLASGRPTVVVDYAHTPDALEKALAAARLHCRGVLWCVFGCGGDRDRGKRPLMGAIAEQLADRVIVTDDNPRSEDPQAIVTDILSGLLDAGRAQVIAGRAEAVTSAVMQAGADDVVLVAGKGHEDYQLVGNERLDYSDRITVARLLGVIV, encoded by the coding sequence GTGACAGATCGTAACTTGCGCGATGTCCTGGCTCCGTGGGTGACCGATGCCCCGGATCGCGCGCTGCGGGAAATGACATTAGACAGCCGCATGGCGGCTGCCGGGGATCTGTTTGTGGCGGTAGTCGGCCACAAGACGGATGGGCGGCACTATATTCCGCAGGCTATTGCGCAGGGCGTCGCGGCGGTTGTCGCACAGGCGGATGATGCCGCGCCCGATGGCACCCTGACTGAAATGCACGGCGTGCCGGTGATTTATCTTGAAAACCTGAACCAGCGTTTATCCGCGCTGGCCGGGCGTTTTTATCGCCAGCCAGCGGCCTCGTTGCAACTGATCGGCGTCACCGGTACCAACGGTAAGACCACCACTACCCAATTGCTGGCGCAGTGGAGTCAGGCGCTGGGCAAAACCAGCGCGGTGATGGGCACCGTCGGCAACGGCTTGCTGGGGCATGTGGTGCCGTCGGAAAACACCACCGGTTCGGCGGTGGATGTACAACAGATCCTGAGCCAACTGGCGGAGCAAGGGGCGGATTTCACCGCGATGGAAGTGTCTTCACATGGGCTGGTGCAGCACCGGGTGGAAGCGCTGTCGTTCGCCGCCGCGGTCTTTACCAATCTGAGCCGCGATCATCTTGATTATCACGGCGACATGGCGAATTACGAAGCGGCCAAATGGCGGCTGTTCGCCGAGCATCAGGCCGGGCAGAAAATCATTAACGCCGATGACGAGGTGGGCCGTCGCTGGTTGCAGCGTCTGCCGGAAGCGGTCGCGGTGAGCGTGGCGGGCGAGATCGATGCCGGCCGGGCGCACTGGCTGAAAGCCTCCCATATCGATTATCACGATAGCGGCTCCACCGTGCAATTCGACTCCAGTTGGGGTGCCGGCGAGATCAATAGCCGCCTGATGGGCGCATTCAATGTCAGTAACCTGTTGCTGGCGCTGGCGACGCTGTTGTCGCTGGGCTATTCACTGGAACAACTGGTGAAGGCCGGTTCTGCGCTGCAGCCGGTCTGCGGTAGAATGGAAGTTTTTCTTGCCAGCGGGCGACCAACGGTGGTGGTGGATTATGCCCATACCCCGGACGCGCTGGAAAAAGCGCTGGCGGCGGCGCGTTTGCACTGCCGGGGCGTACTGTGGTGCGTATTCGGTTGCGGCGGAGATCGCGACAGAGGTAAGCGCCCGCTAATGGGGGCGATTGCGGAACAACTGGCGGATCGGGTGATTGTTACCGACGATAATCCACGCAGCGAAGACCCGCAGGCGATTGTGACCGATATCCTGAGCGGGTTGCTGGATGCCGGCCGGGCGCAAGTGATCGCCGGTCGGGCGGAAGCCGTCACCAGCGCGGTGATGCAGGCTGGCGCTGATGATGTGGTACTGGTCGCCGGCAAAGGGCACGAAGATTATCAGTTGGTAGGTAATGAACGGTTGGACTATTCGGACCGTATTACTGTCGCACGTTTGCTGGGGGTTATCGTATGA
- a CDS encoding peptidoglycan glycosyltransferase FtsI, with protein sequence MRAARPGKLKRQEEHASFVSWRFALLCGGILLCMVGLMLRAAYLQVIAPDKLVREGDMRSLRVQEVPTARGMISDRAGRPLAVSVPVNAVWADPKDVNDHGGISLDTRWKALADALGIPLDQIASKVNANPSGRFVYLARQVNPAVGEYIHKLKLPGINLRQESRRYYPSGQVTSHLIGLTNIDGQGIEGIEKSFDRWLTGLPGERTVRKDRFGRVIEDISSVDSQAAHNLMLSIDERLQALVYRELNNAVAFNKAESGTAVLVDVNTGEVLAMANSPSYNPNNLTGTPTDVIRNRAITDIFEPGSTVKPMVVMTALQRNVVKENAVLNTLPYYINGHEIKDVARYSELTLTGVLQKSSNVGVSHLALAMPASALVDTYSRFGLGKATNLGLVGESLGLYPNRQRWSDIERATFSFGYGLMVTPLQLARVYATIGSFGIYRPLSITKVDPPVPGERVFSEPIVRTVVHMMESVALPGGGGTKAAVKGYRIAIKTGTAKKVGPDGKYINKYIAYTAGVAPASNPRFALVVVINDPQAGKYYGGAVSAPVFGAIMGGVLRTMNIEPDALPTGEKSEFVINRKEGSGDRS encoded by the coding sequence ATGAGAGCAGCGCGACCGGGAAAATTGAAGCGTCAGGAAGAACATGCCAGCTTTGTCAGCTGGCGTTTTGCGTTGCTTTGCGGCGGGATTCTGTTGTGCATGGTGGGGTTGATGTTGCGTGCGGCGTACCTGCAGGTGATCGCGCCCGACAAGCTGGTGCGTGAGGGCGACATGCGTTCCCTGCGCGTGCAGGAAGTTCCGACCGCTCGCGGCATGATAAGCGATCGCGCCGGTCGTCCGTTGGCGGTGAGCGTGCCGGTCAACGCAGTCTGGGCCGACCCAAAAGACGTCAACGATCATGGCGGCATTTCACTGGACACCCGTTGGAAGGCACTGGCGGATGCGCTGGGAATCCCGCTGGACCAAATCGCATCTAAGGTGAATGCCAACCCGAGCGGCCGCTTTGTTTATCTCGCCCGCCAGGTGAACCCGGCGGTCGGCGAATACATCCACAAACTGAAACTGCCGGGCATCAACCTGCGGCAGGAGTCTCGTCGTTATTATCCTTCCGGTCAGGTGACATCGCATCTGATTGGTCTTACCAATATCGACGGTCAGGGGATTGAAGGCATCGAGAAGAGCTTCGATCGCTGGCTGACCGGTCTTCCCGGCGAGCGTACCGTGCGTAAAGACCGCTTTGGGCGGGTAATCGAAGACATTTCGTCGGTAGACAGCCAGGCGGCGCATAACCTGATGCTCAGCATCGACGAGCGCCTGCAGGCGCTGGTGTACCGCGAGCTGAACAACGCGGTGGCGTTTAACAAGGCCGAGTCGGGCACCGCCGTACTGGTGGATGTGAACACCGGCGAAGTGCTGGCGATGGCCAACAGTCCGTCCTACAACCCGAACAACCTGACCGGCACGCCGACCGACGTGATCCGTAACCGCGCCATTACCGACATTTTTGAACCCGGTTCGACCGTGAAACCGATGGTAGTGATGACGGCGCTACAGCGCAACGTGGTCAAGGAAAATGCGGTGCTCAACACGCTGCCGTATTACATCAATGGCCATGAAATCAAGGATGTGGCGCGTTATAGCGAACTGACCCTGACCGGCGTGCTGCAGAAGTCCAGTAACGTCGGCGTATCGCATCTGGCGTTGGCGATGCCGGCTTCCGCGTTGGTGGACACTTACTCCCGGTTTGGTCTGGGCAAAGCCACCAATCTGGGGCTGGTGGGGGAAAGTCTGGGTCTGTACCCGAATCGTCAGCGTTGGTCGGATATTGAACGCGCCACGTTTTCGTTTGGCTACGGCCTGATGGTGACCCCGCTGCAACTGGCGCGTGTCTACGCCACCATCGGCAGCTTTGGTATCTACCGCCCGCTCTCCATTACCAAAGTCGACCCGCCGGTGCCGGGTGAGCGTGTCTTTTCCGAACCGATTGTCCGCACGGTGGTTCACATGATGGAGAGCGTGGCGTTGCCCGGCGGCGGCGGCACCAAGGCGGCAGTGAAAGGCTATCGCATCGCGATTAAAACCGGTACGGCGAAAAAGGTCGGCCCGGATGGCAAGTACATCAACAAATATATCGCCTATACCGCCGGGGTGGCGCCGGCCAGCAACCCGCGCTTTGCGCTGGTGGTGGTCATCAACGACCCGCAGGCGGGGAAATACTACGGCGGTGCGGTGTCGGCGCCGGTATTCGGGGCGATCATGGGCGGTGTGCTGCGCACCATGAATATTGAACCGGATGCGTTGCCGACGGGTGAAAAAAGCGAATTTGTAATCAACAGAAAAGAGGGTTCAGGTGACAGATCGTAA
- the ftsL gene encoding cell division protein FtsL, with translation MIGNERHSLGGVIGDDLLRHGKLPLLLLIAVSVSAILVVTTAHRTRLLTAERERLLLERDALDIEWRNLILEENALGDHSRVEQIATEKLHMVHVDPSQENIVVKQQ, from the coding sequence GTGATCGGCAACGAACGCCATTCGCTGGGCGGCGTGATTGGCGATGATCTGCTGCGACACGGAAAGCTGCCGCTGTTGCTGCTGATAGCGGTGTCGGTGTCCGCCATTCTGGTGGTGACCACCGCGCACCGTACGCGTCTGCTGACGGCGGAGCGTGAGCGGTTGTTGCTGGAACGCGATGCGCTGGATATCGAGTGGCGCAACCTGATTCTGGAAGAGAATGCCCTGGGCGATCACAGCCGCGTCGAGCAGATCGCCACCGAGAAACTACACATGGTGCATGTTGATCCTTCACAGGAAAATATTGTGGTTAAACAACAATGA
- the rsmH gene encoding 16S rRNA (cytosine(1402)-N(4))-methyltransferase RsmH codes for MAETFKHTTVLLDEAVNGLNIRSNGIYIDGTFGRGGHSRLILSRLGPEGRLLAIDRDPQAVAVANTIDDARFSIIHGPFSELAEYVDERGLSGKIDGILLDLGVSSPQLDDPERGFSFMRDGPLDMRMDPTRGQSAAEWLMNAEAEDIAWVLKTFGEERFAKRIARAIVERNRIDPLTRTKALAELIAAASPIREKYKHPATRSFQAIRIYINSELEEIERALDGALQVLAPEGRLSVISFHSLEDRIVKRFIRHHSRGPQVPAGLPLTEEQLRSRGGQTLKSVGKMMPPDDEVADNPRARSSVLRFAEKLPS; via the coding sequence ATGGCAGAAACGTTTAAACACACCACCGTGTTGCTGGATGAGGCCGTCAACGGCCTGAATATTCGCAGCAACGGTATCTACATTGACGGTACGTTTGGCCGGGGTGGTCATTCCCGTCTCATTCTGTCCCGTCTTGGGCCGGAAGGCCGTTTGTTGGCCATCGACCGCGATCCTCAGGCGGTTGCCGTCGCCAATACCATTGATGATGCGCGTTTTTCCATTATTCACGGACCGTTTTCCGAACTGGCTGAGTATGTCGACGAGCGTGGGCTGAGCGGCAAAATCGACGGCATCCTGCTGGATTTGGGCGTCTCTTCGCCTCAGCTCGACGATCCTGAACGGGGATTTTCTTTTATGCGGGACGGGCCGCTGGACATGCGTATGGACCCTACGCGGGGCCAGTCGGCGGCGGAATGGCTGATGAACGCGGAAGCGGAAGACATCGCCTGGGTGCTGAAAACGTTTGGCGAAGAGCGCTTTGCCAAACGTATCGCGCGCGCGATTGTGGAGCGTAACCGTATCGACCCGTTGACCCGCACCAAAGCGCTGGCGGAGCTGATTGCCGCCGCCAGCCCGATTCGGGAGAAATACAAGCACCCGGCGACCCGTTCCTTTCAGGCCATTCGTATCTATATCAACAGCGAACTGGAAGAGATCGAGCGGGCGTTGGACGGCGCACTACAGGTGCTGGCGCCTGAAGGCCGCCTGTCGGTGATCAGTTTCCACTCGCTGGAGGACCGGATTGTGAAACGCTTTATCCGCCATCACAGCCGCGGGCCGCAGGTGCCTGCTGGTCTGCCGCTGACGGAAGAGCAACTGCGCAGCCGGGGCGGTCAGACGCTCAAGTCAGTAGGCAAAATGATGCCGCCTGATGACGAAGTGGCGGACAATCCGCGCGCGCGCAGTTCGGTGCTGCGCTTTGCCGAGAAACTGCCGTCGTGA